The Streptomyces sp. NBC_00440 genome contains a region encoding:
- a CDS encoding alpha-N-acetylglucosaminidase, whose translation MDIGRRTIITALGATAALGAAPGSPAAAQRPAASRALARLLPHHCDQVTFRTVPARDGADAFRVSGTTGRIVVEGTTPAVQLTGVHHYLRSTAYAHFSWNGEQTGLPRRLPGLRKPLVKSANVAHRFVFNDTNDGYTGPYSGWDYWEHELDVLALHGYNEVLVYAGADTVYHRTFQEFGYGDAELRAWIPGPAHQPWWLLQNMSGFGGPVSQQLLDRRLRLAQRIVGRVRELGMTPVFPGYFGTVPPGFADRSPGARVVPQGDWSGFSRPDWLDPRTAVFGQVAETFYRIQSALLGDSDMYKVDLLHEGGNPGDVPVGEAAKAVEKALRTAHPGAVWNVLGWQTNPRREIIDAVDRSKMFIVDGLSDRFPTVTDREKDWAGTPYAFGSIWNFGGHTTMGANTPDWTALYEQWRTRQGSALSGIALMPEGSDNNPAAFALFSDLPWSEGPVSLTAWFDQWSAERYGAPDRHAAAAWDILRRTAYGTTRQDSWSEAPDGLFGARPSLTARSGAAWSPDGLRYDTAEFARALPELLAVPAALRRSSAYRYDLLDVTRQTLSHHSRALLPQVKAAYDGADLTAFRRLTAEWFAWMGLLEETVATDRRFLLGRWISDARSWGADSAEKDRLAHDAVSLLTVWGNRSAADDGGLRDYANREWAGLVGGLYTLRWKTYFKELESALAEHRAPRDIDWYAIEDGWIRDHPPYRAEPSGDIVSIARRVAGTGRS comes from the coding sequence ATGGACATCGGCCGACGCACGATCATCACCGCTCTCGGCGCCACCGCCGCACTCGGCGCCGCGCCCGGCAGCCCGGCGGCGGCGCAGCGGCCCGCGGCCTCCCGGGCGCTGGCGCGGCTCCTCCCCCACCACTGCGACCAGGTCACCTTCCGCACCGTGCCGGCCAGGGACGGCGCGGACGCCTTCCGGGTGTCCGGGACGACCGGGCGGATCGTGGTCGAGGGCACCACCCCCGCCGTGCAGCTCACCGGGGTGCACCACTATCTGAGATCGACGGCGTACGCCCACTTCTCGTGGAACGGTGAGCAGACCGGTCTCCCCCGCCGGCTGCCCGGCCTGCGGAAGCCGCTGGTCAAGTCCGCGAACGTCGCTCACCGGTTTGTCTTCAACGACACCAACGACGGCTACACGGGCCCGTACAGCGGCTGGGACTACTGGGAGCACGAACTCGATGTGCTGGCCCTGCACGGCTACAACGAGGTGCTGGTCTACGCGGGCGCGGACACCGTCTACCACCGCACCTTCCAGGAGTTCGGGTACGGCGACGCCGAGCTGCGTGCCTGGATACCGGGCCCGGCCCACCAGCCGTGGTGGCTCCTGCAGAACATGTCGGGCTTCGGCGGACCGGTGTCCCAGCAGCTCCTGGACCGGCGGTTGCGCCTCGCGCAGCGCATCGTCGGGCGGGTGCGCGAGCTGGGCATGACGCCGGTGTTTCCCGGCTACTTCGGTACGGTCCCGCCCGGCTTCGCCGACCGCAGTCCGGGCGCCCGTGTCGTACCGCAGGGCGACTGGTCAGGGTTCTCCCGCCCCGACTGGCTGGACCCGCGCACCGCTGTCTTCGGGCAGGTCGCCGAGACCTTCTACCGGATCCAGAGCGCGCTCCTCGGCGACTCGGACATGTACAAGGTCGACCTGCTGCACGAGGGCGGGAACCCCGGGGACGTACCCGTGGGCGAGGCCGCGAAGGCCGTCGAGAAGGCCCTGCGCACCGCGCATCCCGGGGCCGTCTGGAACGTACTCGGCTGGCAGACCAACCCCCGCCGCGAGATCATCGACGCGGTCGACCGGTCGAAGATGTTCATCGTGGACGGTCTCTCGGACCGCTTCCCGACCGTCACCGACCGCGAGAAGGACTGGGCCGGAACCCCGTACGCCTTCGGTTCGATCTGGAACTTCGGCGGACACACCACCATGGGGGCCAACACCCCCGACTGGACGGCCCTGTACGAGCAGTGGCGCACCCGGCAGGGCAGCGCCCTCAGCGGCATCGCGCTGATGCCCGAAGGCTCGGACAACAATCCCGCCGCCTTCGCGCTCTTCAGCGACCTGCCCTGGAGCGAGGGGCCCGTCTCCCTCACCGCCTGGTTCGACCAGTGGTCGGCCGAGCGGTACGGGGCGCCCGACCGGCACGCGGCCGCGGCCTGGGACATCCTGCGCCGCACCGCGTACGGGACCACCCGCCAGGACAGCTGGAGCGAGGCGCCGGACGGCCTCTTCGGCGCCCGCCCCTCGCTGACCGCGCGGAGCGGCGCGGCCTGGTCGCCCGACGGACTGCGCTACGACACCGCCGAGTTCGCCCGCGCCCTGCCCGAACTCCTGGCGGTACCGGCCGCGTTGCGGCGCAGCAGCGCCTACCGGTACGACCTGCTCGATGTCACCCGCCAGACGCTCTCCCACCACAGCCGCGCCCTGCTCCCGCAGGTCAAGGCGGCGTACGACGGCGCCGACCTGACGGCGTTCCGGCGGCTCACCGCGGAGTGGTTCGCGTGGATGGGACTGCTGGAGGAGACCGTCGCCACCGACCGCCGGTTCCTGCTGGGGCGCTGGATCTCCGACGCCAGGTCCTGGGGCGCGGACAGCGCCGAGAAGGACCGGCTCGCCCACGACGCGGTGTCGCTCCTGACCGTCTGGGGCAACCGAAGCGCGGCGGACGACGGCGGGCTGCGCGACTACGCGAACCGCGAGTGGGCCGGGCTGGTCGGCGGGCTCTACACACTGCGCTGGAAGACGTACTTCAAGGAGCTGGAGTCGGCGCTGGCCGAGCACCGCGCGCCCCGGGACATCGACTGGTACGCGATCGAGGACGGCTGGATCCGCGACCATCCCCCGTACCGCGCGGAGCCGTCCGGCGACATCGTGAGCATCGCCCGCAGGGTCGCCGGCACCGGCCGGAGCTGA
- a CDS encoding TetR family transcriptional regulator, with protein sequence MPDTSRTATTRPSLTERRKAATQLEIARTAAALFAERGADSTTAEDIAHASGIALRTFYRYFRTKEDSVAPLLSSGVKQWIADLRDSPDDLPVPRALERAALRSLTPTDEAETQALHWTRGLIRAMDSHPALLSVWLRVTHDAEEELTPVLAALAGGEADPLEIRLASAAANTAMRVAVEVWATTDAADHGPGGPAELAARCVHGLTAGLRLWDGPGGAATAD encoded by the coding sequence ATGCCTGACACGTCCCGGACAGCCACCACCCGGCCTTCACTGACCGAGCGCCGCAAGGCGGCGACCCAGCTGGAGATCGCCCGCACCGCCGCCGCCCTCTTCGCCGAACGGGGCGCCGACAGCACCACGGCCGAGGACATCGCCCACGCGTCGGGGATCGCGCTGCGCACCTTCTACCGGTACTTCCGGACGAAGGAGGACTCGGTCGCTCCACTGCTGTCCAGCGGGGTGAAGCAGTGGATCGCCGATCTGCGCGACAGCCCGGACGATCTGCCCGTACCCCGTGCGCTCGAACGGGCCGCACTGCGGTCGCTCACCCCGACCGACGAGGCCGAGACCCAGGCGCTGCACTGGACGCGGGGGCTGATCCGCGCGATGGACTCCCATCCGGCCCTGCTCTCCGTCTGGCTGCGGGTGACCCACGACGCCGAGGAGGAACTCACCCCGGTACTCGCCGCGTTGGCGGGCGGTGAAGCGGACCCGCTGGAGATCAGGCTGGCCTCCGCCGCCGCCAACACCGCGATGCGTGTCGCCGTCGAGGTCTGGGCCACGACGGACGCGGCGGACCACGGCCCCGGCGGCCCCGCCGAACTCGCGGCCCGCTGTGTCCACGGGCTGACCGCGGGCCTGCGACTGTGGGACGGACCGGGCGGAGCGGCCACCGCGGACTGA
- a CDS encoding cyclic nucleotide-binding domain-containing protein gives MTSTTRLMNVLPAFHRERLMDLARDVFFPQDARIFEEESPADKFWIIHTGTVALDLHVPQRGRVMVDTLEVGDLLGWSWLFPPHRWHFGAEAFSPVRAHEFDAVTARKVCETDPELGLALARSVAEVLATRLEVARTKLLDQYMLHGATGV, from the coding sequence ATGACTTCCACCACACGGCTGATGAACGTTCTTCCCGCATTCCACCGTGAACGCCTTATGGATCTGGCCCGCGACGTCTTCTTCCCCCAGGACGCGCGGATCTTCGAGGAGGAATCACCCGCGGACAAGTTCTGGATCATCCATACCGGCACCGTGGCACTCGACCTGCACGTACCGCAGCGGGGCAGGGTGATGGTCGACACCCTGGAGGTCGGGGACCTGCTCGGCTGGTCCTGGCTCTTCCCTCCGCACCGGTGGCACTTCGGCGCCGAGGCGTTCAGTCCGGTCCGGGCCCACGAGTTCGACGCGGTCACCGCCAGGAAAGTGTGCGAGACCGATCCCGAGCTGGGCCTGGCGCTGGCCCGGTCCGTCGCCGAGGTCCTCGCCACCCGCCTGGAGGTCGCCCGTACGAAGCTGCTCGACCAGTACATGCTCCACGGGGCCACCGGCGTATAA
- a CDS encoding transglycosylase SLT domain-containing protein — protein MPRISLPRTTRTHKIAAAVLVTVGASTALAATAETSSAQIPAQATASVKPVSANGLPAKDAPKKAAAKPAKKSEKDDKAAKAAKAKAAKAAKAAKAKAAAKKSAAKHKAAAPTIYKNNLDGWIKESLAIMKAHHIPGTYEGLHRNIMRESSGNPNAVNNWDINAQNGVPSKGLLQVIQPTFDTFHVPGTADKLTDPVANLTAAANYAAHRYGSIDNVNSAY, from the coding sequence ATGCCCCGCATCTCTCTGCCCCGCACCACCCGTACGCACAAGATCGCCGCCGCCGTCCTCGTGACCGTGGGAGCCAGCACGGCCCTCGCCGCCACCGCCGAGACGAGCAGCGCCCAGATACCCGCGCAGGCCACCGCATCGGTGAAGCCCGTCTCCGCCAACGGCCTTCCCGCGAAGGACGCCCCGAAGAAGGCCGCTGCCAAGCCCGCCAAGAAGAGCGAGAAGGACGACAAGGCGGCGAAGGCGGCCAAGGCCAAGGCCGCGAAGGCTGCGAAGGCCGCGAAGGCCAAGGCCGCCGCCAAGAAGAGCGCCGCGAAGCACAAGGCCGCGGCGCCCACGATCTACAAGAACAACCTCGACGGCTGGATCAAGGAATCGCTGGCCATCATGAAGGCCCACCACATTCCCGGCACCTACGAGGGCCTGCACCGCAACATCATGCGTGAGTCCAGCGGCAACCCGAACGCCGTGAACAACTGGGACATCAACGCCCAGAACGGCGTCCCCTCGAAGGGCCTGCTCCAGGTGATCCAGCCCACCTTCGACACGTTCCACGTCCCCGGAACCGCGGACAAGCTGACCGACCCGGTCGCGAACCTGACGGCCGCCGCCAACTACGCGGCCCACCGCTACGGCTCCATCGACAACGTCAACTCGGCGTACTGA
- a CDS encoding alpha/beta fold hydrolase: MNSPGVHTVAAAAAVVVLVRLLTRRPAARPPRERPHPAPVTLAVVASLMAGAVACSGGAERRTAGSPTAGMSGTAGQRWGACPAADAGTGGGPPVRRDPRQQCTTVRVPLDYRAPGGRRLTIEVSRIRSGAPRPNSLMTGQGGPGSSGLDLPSQDVSALPARVTRTTDLYGLDYRGIGHSDPLHCGIARSDRTTATGISYPAADGSIDANVAWARRVARACTQHAGSALPFFNTVNIARDINRIRIALGLRTLSYTGTSYGTFVGQVYASLYPATSGRVLLDSVVPPGGVKATIQNKGRGVEDAFGGFARWVAARDSAYHLGGSAPDVRRTVLSTVRQLNGTPLPLMTGKSLTGNLLLEAEESLLEQQGYFPGLAELLGAAHAGSIPAGLTSKLQFDSVFPDNFFSAQDAIVCNDSVWPKDVAGYRRAVTHSNAQFPLTAGSPANIWPCAFWPMAGSDHPPKPVARGPHNILMAQNTQDPSTPVSEARRTLRAFGGRAAMVTVEATGHGVAMAKGCPADAVADFLLSESPARSRHCPAAR; the protein is encoded by the coding sequence GTGAATAGCCCCGGTGTCCACACCGTCGCTGCCGCTGCCGCTGTCGTCGTACTGGTCCGGCTGCTCACCCGCCGGCCCGCCGCGCGACCGCCGCGCGAGAGGCCGCACCCCGCCCCGGTCACCCTGGCTGTCGTCGCTTCCCTCATGGCCGGGGCGGTCGCGTGCAGCGGCGGGGCCGAGCGACGCACGGCGGGTTCGCCGACCGCGGGCATGTCCGGCACGGCAGGGCAGAGGTGGGGCGCCTGCCCCGCGGCGGACGCCGGTACGGGCGGCGGCCCCCCGGTGAGACGTGATCCGCGCCAGCAGTGCACGACCGTCCGCGTACCGCTCGACTACCGCGCCCCCGGCGGCCGCCGGCTCACCATCGAGGTGTCCCGGATCCGCTCCGGGGCGCCCCGCCCGAACTCCCTGATGACAGGCCAGGGCGGCCCCGGCAGCAGCGGGCTCGACCTGCCGTCGCAGGATGTGTCGGCGCTGCCCGCACGAGTCACCCGGACCACCGACCTGTACGGGCTCGACTACCGGGGTATCGGCCATAGCGACCCGCTGCACTGCGGCATCGCACGCTCCGACCGCACCACGGCCACCGGCATCTCCTATCCGGCGGCCGACGGCAGCATCGACGCCAATGTCGCGTGGGCCCGGCGCGTCGCGAGAGCCTGCACTCAGCACGCGGGCTCCGCACTGCCGTTCTTCAACACGGTGAACATCGCCCGTGACATCAACCGGATCCGGATCGCCCTGGGGCTGCGGACGCTGTCCTACACGGGCACCTCGTACGGGACGTTCGTCGGGCAGGTCTACGCCTCGCTGTACCCCGCGACCTCGGGCCGGGTGCTCCTGGACAGCGTCGTCCCGCCGGGCGGTGTGAAGGCGACCATCCAGAACAAGGGACGTGGGGTCGAGGACGCCTTCGGCGGCTTCGCGCGGTGGGTGGCGGCCCGGGACAGCGCCTACCATCTGGGCGGTTCGGCACCGGACGTGCGGCGAACGGTCCTGTCCACGGTGCGGCAGCTCAACGGGACACCGCTCCCGCTGATGACCGGTAAGAGCCTCACCGGGAACCTGCTGCTGGAGGCCGAGGAGTCGCTGCTCGAACAGCAGGGCTACTTTCCGGGGCTCGCCGAGCTGCTCGGTGCGGCCCACGCCGGTTCGATCCCCGCCGGTCTGACGTCGAAGCTCCAGTTCGACAGCGTGTTCCCGGACAACTTCTTCAGCGCGCAGGACGCCATCGTCTGCAACGACAGCGTCTGGCCGAAGGATGTCGCGGGCTACCGGCGGGCGGTCACCCACAGCAACGCGCAGTTCCCCCTGACGGCAGGGTCACCCGCGAACATCTGGCCCTGCGCCTTCTGGCCCATGGCCGGTTCCGACCACCCGCCGAAGCCGGTCGCGCGCGGTCCGCACAACATCCTCATGGCGCAGAACACCCAGGACCCGTCGACTCCGGTGAGCGAGGCCCGCCGGACACTGCGCGCGTTCGGCGGCCGGGCCGCCATGGTCACCGTCGAGGCGACCGGCCACGGTGTGGCCATGGCGAAGGGGTGCCCGGCCGATGCCGTGGCGGACTTCCTGCTGAGCGAGTCGCCCGCACGGTCACGGCACTGCCCGGCGGCGCGCTGA
- the araB gene encoding ribulokinase — protein MSAAPGSGRDQDSYVVGVDFGTLSGRAVVVRVRDGAELGAAEHLYPHGVLDETLPHGGPRLPPEWALQVPSDYLGVLRHAVPRALEASGVPAERVIGVGTDFTSCTMIPVTADGTPLCELPQNRERPHAYVKLWKHHSAQPQADRINALAAERAEPWLNRYGGRVSSEGQFAKGLQLLEEDPELYALTDHWVEATDWIVWQLCGSYVRSACAAGYKGLLQDGAHPSDEFLAALDPGFRDFVSGKVEHPTGALGTRAGGLTAQAAGWTGLPEGIAVCVGNIDAHATVPATGAAGAGRMVLIMGTSACHMVSSPDPSPVPGMSGVVDGGIVPGLWGYEAGQSGVGDIFGWFVRTAVPESCAQEARRLGRTLHEHLTRLGAAQAVGEHGLVALDWHSGNRSVLVDHELSGTVVGLTLATRPEDVYRALLEATAFGTRRIIEAFEEAGVPVTGITLAGGLLENTFLTQLYADVTRRPLSLIRSSRGPALGSAMHAAVAAGAYRDIHAAASAMGGIRPTVYEPDPARSAAYDLLYGEYCLLHDYFGRGANDVMHRLRRLRRTAVTASAQPVTGSAVPASQQP, from the coding sequence GTGAGCGCAGCGCCGGGGAGCGGCCGGGACCAGGATTCGTATGTCGTGGGCGTGGACTTCGGCACCCTGTCCGGCCGTGCGGTGGTGGTCCGGGTACGGGACGGCGCCGAGCTGGGCGCTGCCGAGCACCTCTACCCGCACGGTGTGCTCGACGAGACACTCCCGCACGGCGGCCCTCGGCTGCCGCCCGAGTGGGCGCTCCAGGTTCCCTCCGACTACCTCGGGGTACTGCGCCACGCCGTACCGCGGGCGCTGGAGGCGAGCGGAGTCCCGGCGGAGCGGGTGATCGGGGTGGGGACGGACTTCACGTCGTGCACCATGATCCCGGTGACGGCCGACGGCACACCGCTCTGCGAGCTGCCGCAGAACAGGGAGCGGCCGCACGCGTACGTCAAGCTCTGGAAACACCACTCGGCGCAGCCCCAGGCCGACCGGATCAACGCCCTGGCGGCCGAGCGGGCCGAACCGTGGCTGAACCGCTACGGGGGCCGGGTCTCGTCGGAGGGGCAGTTCGCCAAGGGGCTCCAGCTCCTGGAGGAGGACCCGGAGCTGTACGCCCTGACGGACCACTGGGTCGAGGCGACGGACTGGATCGTCTGGCAGCTGTGCGGCTCCTACGTCCGCAGCGCCTGCGCCGCCGGTTACAAGGGCCTGTTGCAGGACGGCGCCCACCCGTCCGACGAGTTCCTCGCCGCGCTCGACCCCGGATTCCGGGACTTCGTGAGCGGCAAGGTCGAGCACCCGACCGGCGCGCTCGGGACCAGGGCGGGCGGTCTGACCGCGCAGGCGGCCGGCTGGACCGGGCTGCCCGAGGGGATCGCGGTGTGTGTCGGGAACATCGACGCGCATGCGACCGTGCCCGCGACGGGAGCGGCCGGGGCCGGCCGGATGGTCCTGATCATGGGGACATCCGCCTGCCACATGGTGAGCTCGCCGGACCCGAGCCCGGTACCGGGCATGTCAGGGGTGGTCGACGGCGGCATCGTGCCCGGTCTGTGGGGTTACGAGGCCGGGCAGAGCGGCGTCGGCGACATCTTCGGCTGGTTCGTACGGACCGCGGTCCCGGAGTCCTGCGCGCAGGAGGCACGGCGGCTGGGCCGCACGCTCCACGAGCATCTGACCCGGCTGGGCGCCGCGCAGGCCGTCGGGGAGCACGGTCTGGTGGCCCTGGACTGGCACAGCGGCAACCGGTCGGTGCTCGTCGATCATGAGCTCAGCGGCACCGTCGTGGGGCTGACGCTGGCCACCAGGCCCGAGGATGTCTACCGCGCGCTGCTGGAGGCGACGGCCTTCGGCACCCGACGGATCATCGAGGCCTTCGAGGAGGCCGGGGTGCCGGTCACCGGCATCACCCTCGCGGGCGGTCTGCTGGAGAACACCTTCCTGACCCAGCTGTACGCCGATGTCACCCGGCGGCCACTGAGCCTGATCCGCTCGTCCCGGGGCCCGGCGCTCGGCTCTGCGATGCACGCGGCGGTCGCCGCGGGCGCGTACCGGGACATTCATGCGGCCGCGTCAGCGATGGGCGGGATCCGGCCCACCGTGTACGAGCCGGATCCGGCCAGGTCGGCGGCGTACGACCTTCTCTATGGCGAGTACTGCCTGCTGCACGACTATTTCGGCCGGGGCGCGAACGACGTGATGCACCGGCTCAGGCGGCTCCGCCGCACGGCGGTGACGGCCTCGGCACAGCCGGTGACCGGCAGCGCGGTACCCGCGTCGCAGCAGCCCTGA
- a CDS encoding CsbD family protein: MGDDSAMDKIKGKAKEAAGKATGNKRQEAEGRTDQTKGKAKGALGDAKDRAQGMKDSLGD, translated from the coding sequence ATGGGCGACGACAGCGCCATGGACAAGATCAAGGGCAAGGCCAAGGAGGCGGCCGGGAAGGCCACCGGCAACAAGCGCCAGGAGGCCGAGGGCAGGACCGACCAGACGAAGGGCAAGGCCAAGGGTGCTCTCGGTGACGCGAAGGACCGCGCCCAGGGCATGAAGGACTCGCTTGGGGACTGA
- a CDS encoding VOC family protein: MPVDAAGVEWSDAVSGAPCWVNLTARDLVASQDFYGSVMSWDFRPAKLGEEFSVALLDGSPVAGIGALAPALQVAVAWTPFFAVADADVATARIRERSGTVAIGPVSLVSGRGALAADRDGAVFGIWEGQLLSGWEAWRDSTPAWLRLRTRNAFDAAIFYGGVLDWASGLPGSCEVEYEQDEVVLRSDGHVVARLSSGALEAASDPAIRPHWQVHFPVPDVPACVEAALAGGGTLVARQATPSGAEATLRDPDGGLFTVTPLHPGDVGARLSPGPTE; this comes from the coding sequence ATCCCGGTGGATGCCGCAGGCGTGGAATGGAGCGACGCGGTGTCCGGGGCCCCCTGTTGGGTCAACCTGACCGCACGGGATCTGGTGGCGTCCCAGGACTTCTACGGCTCGGTGATGTCCTGGGATTTCCGGCCCGCGAAACTCGGCGAGGAATTCAGCGTCGCCCTCCTGGACGGGTCGCCGGTCGCCGGGATCGGCGCGCTCGCGCCCGCACTCCAGGTCGCCGTCGCCTGGACGCCGTTCTTCGCCGTGGCCGACGCGGATGTGGCCACCGCCCGGATCAGGGAGCGCAGCGGCACGGTGGCCATCGGGCCGGTGTCCCTGGTCTCGGGGCGCGGCGCACTGGCCGCGGACCGGGACGGGGCGGTGTTCGGGATCTGGGAGGGCCAGCTCCTGTCGGGCTGGGAGGCGTGGCGCGACAGCACACCCGCCTGGCTCCGGCTGCGGACCCGCAACGCCTTCGACGCGGCGATCTTCTACGGGGGAGTGCTGGACTGGGCCAGCGGACTTCCGGGCAGCTGCGAGGTCGAGTACGAGCAGGACGAGGTCGTCCTGCGCAGTGACGGCCATGTGGTCGCCCGCCTCAGTTCCGGGGCGCTGGAGGCGGCGAGCGACCCGGCGATCCGGCCGCACTGGCAGGTGCACTTCCCGGTGCCCGATGTACCGGCCTGTGTGGAGGCGGCGCTCGCCGGGGGCGGGACTCTGGTCGCCCGCCAGGCGACACCGTCCGGCGCGGAGGCGACACTGCGTGACCCGGACGGCGGTCTGTTCACCGTGACCCCGCTGCATCCCGGGGACGTGGGCGCCCGGCTGTCACCGGGGCCGACCGAGTAA
- a CDS encoding right-handed parallel beta-helix repeat-containing protein, with amino-acid sequence MLRELLRTKAVLTTLAAAVAGLAPTAAAAQHHTGTTYYVDCRDGSDSAPGTSAARAWHSLAKASRAYAPGDRLLLRRGRSCTGTLAPTGSGTAAEPIRLGAYGTGAKPHIEGAGARAAVLLRDSEGWEVRDLDLSDTGPATTTDRRAGLLVLLRDFGVGHHYVVDGVDVHDVNGSDSKDPDPSGGILFVVQGSDVPTRFDGVRITDSTVRHTDRTGIGTSSTWSHRAENPDGTGSSWQAITGLVIDRNKVSDAGGDGIVVQNARGALVEHNRVDGFNMRSAAYNAGVWAWNSDDVLYQYNEVSGGHGTRDSMAYDIDGANTRNVYRYNYSHDNEGGFLLVCNGATTTTDGNRVHDNISINDRNTSAPYGVISVVCGSTTDTRVYRNTVVTDRPGTAMVSDNGQTGVTFSDNVFVGAAGGSPVTDTLSTYSGNLYWNTAQPRDPAAVEADPLLRSAHPTAPDDVRLRPGSPARGAGSPVDDGTVLDYFGHRIPARPNLGADQGR; translated from the coding sequence ATGCTCAGAGAACTGCTGCGAACGAAGGCCGTACTGACCACGCTGGCGGCCGCCGTCGCCGGACTGGCGCCCACCGCTGCCGCCGCCCAGCACCACACGGGCACCACCTATTACGTGGACTGCCGCGACGGCAGCGACAGCGCCCCGGGCACCAGTGCGGCCCGCGCCTGGCACAGCCTCGCCAAGGCCTCGCGGGCCTACGCCCCCGGCGACCGGCTGCTGCTGCGGCGCGGGCGCAGCTGCACCGGGACACTCGCCCCCACCGGCTCGGGCACGGCCGCCGAGCCCATCCGGCTCGGCGCGTACGGCACCGGCGCCAAACCGCACATCGAGGGCGCCGGCGCACGCGCCGCGGTCCTGCTGCGCGACTCCGAGGGCTGGGAGGTGCGCGATCTCGACCTCTCCGACACGGGCCCGGCCACGACCACGGACCGCCGGGCGGGACTGCTCGTCCTGCTGCGGGACTTCGGCGTCGGCCACCACTACGTCGTCGACGGTGTGGACGTCCATGACGTCAACGGCTCGGACAGCAAGGACCCGGACCCCAGCGGCGGCATCCTCTTCGTGGTGCAGGGCTCCGATGTGCCGACCCGCTTCGACGGCGTACGGATCACGGACTCGACCGTCCGGCACACGGACCGCACCGGCATCGGGACGTCGTCGACGTGGAGTCACCGGGCCGAGAACCCGGACGGGACCGGCAGCAGCTGGCAGGCCATCACCGGTCTGGTGATCGACCGGAACAAGGTATCGGACGCGGGCGGCGACGGGATCGTCGTGCAGAACGCGCGCGGGGCCCTGGTCGAGCACAACCGCGTCGACGGCTTCAACATGCGCTCCGCCGCCTACAACGCCGGTGTGTGGGCCTGGAATTCGGATGACGTGCTCTACCAGTACAACGAGGTGAGCGGGGGCCACGGGACCCGGGACTCCATGGCGTACGACATCGACGGCGCCAACACCCGCAACGTCTACCGCTACAACTACAGCCATGACAACGAGGGCGGCTTCCTGCTGGTCTGCAACGGTGCCACCACGACCACGGACGGCAACCGGGTGCACGACAACATCAGCATCAACGACCGGAACACCTCGGCCCCCTACGGGGTGATCTCGGTGGTCTGCGGCAGCACCACGGACACCCGCGTCTACCGCAACACCGTGGTCACCGACCGTCCGGGCACCGCGATGGTCTCCGACAACGGCCAGACCGGGGTGACGTTCTCGGACAATGTCTTCGTCGGCGCCGCGGGCGGCTCGCCGGTCACGGACACCCTCAGCACGTACTCCGGCAACCTGTACTGGAACACCGCGCAGCCCCGCGACCCCGCCGCCGTCGAGGCGGACCCGCTGCTGCGCTCCGCACACCCCACGGCGCCGGACGATGTCCGGCTGCGCCCCGGCTCCCCCGCGCGCGGTGCGGGCTCCCCGGTGGACGACGGTACGGTCCTCGACTACTTCGGGCACCGGATCCCCGCCCGTCCCAACCTCGGTGCGGACCAGGGGCGCTGA
- a CDS encoding SDR family NAD(P)-dependent oxidoreductase codes for MNRFDGRRVLITGGGSGIGQATVARILAEGGTVVAADIVEAGLDTTREQARAAGTESRLTTVVADISDESSVHTAIGGAISDLGGLDALVNAAGILRSSHTADTTLEFWNRMLAVNLTGTFLVTREALPALLENGKGVVVNFSSTSATFAHPYMAAYAATKGGIQSFTHAIAIEYAKQGLRAVCVAPGSIASGMTSDPGLPADADFSLLAKLSPAIGQGFAGPETVAGVIAMLASDDGAFVTGTELRIDGGTHA; via the coding sequence ATGAACCGCTTTGACGGACGCCGCGTACTGATCACCGGTGGTGGCTCGGGCATCGGGCAGGCCACCGTGGCCCGCATCCTCGCCGAGGGCGGCACCGTCGTCGCCGCCGACATCGTCGAGGCGGGCCTCGACACCACCCGTGAGCAGGCGCGCGCGGCAGGAACCGAGAGCCGGCTCACCACGGTCGTGGCCGACATCTCGGACGAGTCGTCGGTGCACACCGCCATCGGGGGCGCCATCAGCGACCTGGGCGGCCTGGACGCGCTGGTCAACGCGGCGGGCATCCTGCGGTCCTCGCACACCGCCGACACGACCCTGGAATTCTGGAACAGGATGCTCGCGGTGAACCTCACCGGTACCTTCCTGGTCACCCGCGAGGCGCTGCCCGCGCTGCTGGAGAACGGCAAGGGCGTGGTGGTCAACTTCAGCTCGACCTCCGCGACCTTCGCGCACCCGTACATGGCGGCCTACGCGGCGACGAAGGGCGGCATCCAGTCGTTCACCCATGCCATCGCCATCGAGTACGCCAAGCAGGGGCTGCGCGCCGTGTGTGTCGCGCCGGGCTCGATCGCCTCGGGCATGACCAGTGACCCGGGCCTGCCGGCGGACGCCGACTTCAGCCTGCTCGCGAAGCTCTCCCCGGCCATAGGCCAGGGCTTCGCCGGGCCGGAGACGGTGGCGGGCGTGATCGCCATGCTCGCGTCCGACGACGGTGCGTTCGTCACCGGCACCGAGCTCCGTATCGACGGCGGTACGCACGCCTGA